The Actinotalea sp. JY-7876 sequence ACGACGGCGTTCGGCGTCTGGTCGGCGGGACAGGCCGCCGTGACCGCCCTCGCGGAGCTCTGCGACTGGCTCATCCTGCTGGCGCTCGAGCTGGCGGCGGCCGCGTCCTCCAGCTGGACGATCGTCGGCGGGCTGATCGCCGGCTCGGCCGCGGCCGCCACGGCGCTCAAGGCGGGCGGCGTCTGGCGCGAGGTGGTCAAGTGGCACGGTCGCGCCGTGGGCGGAGCGGAGGGCTTCGCCGGCCTCGCCGCGGCGAACCTGTCGCTGGTCCACGGACTGGAGGGGGTCTCGATGCCCGGCAGCACGCTCGACATCCCGGGCACCGGAAAGGGGAAGTGAGTATGGCAGCGACCGACGGGGTGCCGTGGGACGACAGGGTGGCGCGGCTGTCCGCGGCCATGGGCGGCGACCCGGCGCGGGGACGGCAGGCCATGCGCGCCCTCGAGCGCCTGCGCTCGGCCGAGGACCCCCGGCTGCGCGAGCTGGCCCAGGACGTGCTCGACGGCAGGCGCACCCTGCGGGAGATGGTGCAGGACGACGCGTTCGGCCGCGTCGTCTCCGGCAGGCTCCCCGCGCTGAAGACCCAGCTCGACGAGATGACCCCCGAGGACCGCGAGCGTCTCCTGGCCGGGTACGAGGAGCAGCGGCGCCGCGATCTCGCGGGCGGCTGAGCCGTCGGCCTCGGCGTCGTCAGTGCCGGACGCGGCGCAGCAGCTCGAGCGCGTGCTCCTCGTCGGTCATCGTGGTGACCTTGGACGCCTGCATCCACACCGCCGGGTTCGTCAGGTGGCCGAAGGCCCACTGCACCTCGAAGGCGCCGGACGCGGCGTCGCGGTCGATCCGCCAGGTGCCCGGGTGGCCGGTGCGCGGGTCGGTGCCGACGACGGTCACGGGCCAGGAGGCGGAGCCCGTGGCGGCGTCGCGGTGGTCGGACAGGGTCGTCGTCATGGTCGCTCCTCGGCGTCTCGCAGGGGCGGCGTGGTCGCGTCCCCCAGTGTGCGTCGGCATCCTGGGCGGAACCTGAACGGGACCCGCCGGGTGGCCTGCGTCACATCCCGCGCGCGTCGACGGCCGGCCGCGCGTGGCCGCGGGGTGGCGGGCATGGTGGAGCAAGCACGCACGTCCCAGCTGAGAGGAACCGGGGATGATCCCGCGCACCGACAACCACCTGCACCTCGAGCTCGTCGACGGCGTCGAGCGCACCGGGCGCGGCCTGCTCGCTGCGCTGGGGGGTGAGCGGTTCCGCGTCGACGTCGTCCGCGACGACGTCGTCCGGCTCGCGATGAGCCGCGGCGGGGTCTTCGACGAGCAGCCCACGCACGCCGTCTGCGTCGACCCGCTCTCGCCCGACGTCGCGTTCGAGGTGGAGCGCTCGGACGACGTCGTCCGGGTGCGGACCGCCGCGCTCGTCGTCTCGCTCTGGCTCGACCCGTTCCGCGTCGACGTCCACCGGGCCGACGGGTCGCCCGTGATCGAGACCGCGCGGGGCGCCGACGGCCGGTACGGCACCTACGCCACGCTCAACGACGCGTTCGTGCTGCGCCGCCGGTGCCGCCCCGAGGACGCGATCTACGGGCTCGGCGAGAAGACGGGGCGCCACAACCGCAAGGGCCGCGACTTCACGCTGTGGAACAGCGACGTGCTCAGCCCTGACGTCGCGGGCGCCGCCGCCGCGCGCCTCGGGGCCGACGACCCGCGTGCGGACGCGTCGAGCACCGAGTTCGACCCGTACTACGTCTCGATCCCGTTCTTCTACCACCAGAGGTGGCCCGGCGGGGCGATGGCCGGGTCGTTCCTGGACAACGGCTACCGCGTGGCCTACGACTTCACCGCGCCCGACGAGTACGTCATCCGTGGCGACGGCGGCCAGTGGTGCGAGTACGTGTTCGCGGGCCCGCGCATGCCGGACATCCTCGAGGCCTACACCTGGCTGACGGGCCGCACGCCGCTGCCCCCGCTCTGGTCGCTGGGCTACCACCAGTCGCGCTGGCACGCGTACGCCCAGGAAGCCGTCGAGCAGGTGGCCCGGCGCCACCGCGAGCTGGACGTGCCGTGCGACGCCCTGTGGCTCGACATCGAGTACATGGACGGCTACCGCGTCTTCACCTGGGACCGCGAGCGGTTCCCCGACCCGCCGGGCATGCTCGCGCGCCTGCGCGACGACGGCTTCCGCGTCATCACGATCATCGACCCGGGGGTCAAGCACGACCCCGGCTACGCCGTGTTCGACGAGGCCGTGGAGAAGGACCTCCTGTGCCGCACCGAGGGCGGGGACCTCTACGTCGGCCAGGTCTGGCCGGGGCGGACGGCGTTCCCCGACTTCGTCACGCAGGAGACGCGCGCGTGGTGGGGCCGGCTCAACGCCGAGCACGTGCGCTCCGGCCTCGCGGGGATCTGGAACGACATGAACGAGCCCGCGACGGGCGACGTCGACCCGGGGCGCATGCGCTTCGGGCGTGGGCGGTTCTCGCACGAGCGGTTCCACAACCAGTACGCGCTGCTCATGGCGATGGGCACGGTCGAGGGCCTGCGCGCCGCGATGCCCGAGCTGCGCACGTTCGTGCTGACGCGCGCCGGCTCGGCCGGCATCCAGCGCTACGCGGCGAACTGGATGGGGGACAACCAGTCGCGCTGGGACCACCTGTGGCTGAGCATCCCCATGGCCAACGGCTTCGGCGTGTCCGGCCAGGCGTTCGTGGGCGCCGACGTCGGCGGCTTCTTCGGCAGCACCGACGCGGAGCTGTTCCTGCGCTGGATGCAGTACGGCGCGCTGACCCCGTTCTTCCGCAACCACTCCGCCATGGGGAACGTCGACCAGTACGTGTGGGCCTTCGGCGACGTCGTCCTGGCGGGCGTGCGCGAGGCGATCCGCCTGCGCTACCGGCTCCTGCCGTACCTCTACAGCGCCTTCGTCGTGGCGTCCGAGACCGGGGCGCCCGTGCAGCGCCCGCTCGTCCTGGACCACCAGGACGACGCCGTCGTGCGCGACGTCGACGACCAGTACCTGCTCGGGCCGCACCTGCTGGTGGCGCCGGTCGTCGAGCCCGGCACCACGCACCGGCAGGTGTACCTCCCCGCGGGCGAGTGGGTGGACTGGCACACGGGCGAGCGGCACGTGGGGCCGCGGTTCGTCGTGGCGCAGACGCCCATGGAGCGCATCCCGCTGTACGTGCGCGCGGGCGCCGTCGTGCCGATGTGGGAGCGGGCACCGGCCTCGACCGCCGAGCCCGCACCCGAGCTGGTCGAGCTGCACCTGCGGGTCCCGGCGCTCGACGGCACCGCCACGTCGATGCTCCAGGAGGACGACGGTCTCACCGTAGCCGCGGTCGACGGCGCCCACGTGCGCACGACCTTCGAGGTCACCCGCGCGGGCGGCGCCGTCACGGTGCGCGCCAGGACGACGGGTGACGGCTTCCCGGGGCACCGCCGCACGGCCTTCCGCGTGGTCCTGCACGGCGCGGTGGGCGACCGCGCGCGGCTCGACGACGCCGAGGTGCCGGTCGAGGACGGGGTGGTGCTGGTGCCCGGCGAGCGCGAGGGCTTCACGCTCGAGCTCCGGGCCGACGGGCGCTGATCGGATTCTGTCCGGGGCCTTGACGCAATAGGTAGGGTCCCAGGCATGGGTATCAGCGGGTGGGAGCTCCTGGTCCTGGTGACCGCCGTCGTCGTGCTCGTGGGCCCCGAGCAGCTGCCGCGCGCGGCGGAGCAGCTGGGACGCCTCGTGCGCGAGGTCCGGGCGATCGCGTCGGGCGCGCGGGAGCGCGTCCGCGAGGAGCTGGGTCCGGACGTCGACCTCGACTGGGAGGCGCTCGACCCGCGCCAGTACGACCCTCGGCGCATCGTGCGCGAGGCCCTCGTCGAGGAGCTGCGCGGACCCGCCGAGCGGGCGCATGGCCACGCCGCGCCTGC is a genomic window containing:
- a CDS encoding twin-arginine translocase TatA/TatE family subunit, with product MGISGWELLVLVTAVVVLVGPEQLPRAAEQLGRLVREVRAIASGARERVREELGPDVDLDWEALDPRQYDPRRIVREALVEELRGPAERAHGHAAPAAVPPPLRAAGADPGAGAAPTA
- a CDS encoding TIM-barrel domain-containing protein, whose protein sequence is MIPRTDNHLHLELVDGVERTGRGLLAALGGERFRVDVVRDDVVRLAMSRGGVFDEQPTHAVCVDPLSPDVAFEVERSDDVVRVRTAALVVSLWLDPFRVDVHRADGSPVIETARGADGRYGTYATLNDAFVLRRRCRPEDAIYGLGEKTGRHNRKGRDFTLWNSDVLSPDVAGAAAARLGADDPRADASSTEFDPYYVSIPFFYHQRWPGGAMAGSFLDNGYRVAYDFTAPDEYVIRGDGGQWCEYVFAGPRMPDILEAYTWLTGRTPLPPLWSLGYHQSRWHAYAQEAVEQVARRHRELDVPCDALWLDIEYMDGYRVFTWDRERFPDPPGMLARLRDDGFRVITIIDPGVKHDPGYAVFDEAVEKDLLCRTEGGDLYVGQVWPGRTAFPDFVTQETRAWWGRLNAEHVRSGLAGIWNDMNEPATGDVDPGRMRFGRGRFSHERFHNQYALLMAMGTVEGLRAAMPELRTFVLTRAGSAGIQRYAANWMGDNQSRWDHLWLSIPMANGFGVSGQAFVGADVGGFFGSTDAELFLRWMQYGALTPFFRNHSAMGNVDQYVWAFGDVVLAGVREAIRLRYRLLPYLYSAFVVASETGAPVQRPLVLDHQDDAVVRDVDDQYLLGPHLLVAPVVEPGTTHRQVYLPAGEWVDWHTGERHVGPRFVVAQTPMERIPLYVRAGAVVPMWERAPASTAEPAPELVELHLRVPALDGTATSMLQEDDGLTVAAVDGAHVRTTFEVTRAGGAVTVRARTTGDGFPGHRRTAFRVVLHGAVGDRARLDDAEVPVEDGVVLVPGEREGFTLELRADGR